One region of Juglans regia cultivar Chandler chromosome 4, Walnut 2.0, whole genome shotgun sequence genomic DNA includes:
- the LOC109013615 gene encoding RING-H2 finger protein ATL70-like: MNSTAGSGGLLDNIGGLGYGIGISIGILLLITTITLASFYCTRADQPTEPARSRWTAHQVIESQNYVVDVGLDEATILSYPKLLYSEAKIKKKDSTATCCSICLADYKSSDMLRLLPDCGHLFHLKCVDPWLRLHPTCPVCRTSPMPTPLSTPLAEVVPLASRRD; encoded by the coding sequence ATGAACAGCACAGCAGGATCAGGTGGACTTCTCGACAACATCGGAGGATTAGGCTATGGCATCGGAATTTCGATCGGAATCCTCCTGCTTATCACGACCATCACCCTGGCTTCTTTTTACTGCACCAGGGCAGACCAACCAACAGAACCGGCAAGAAGTCGGTGGACTGCTCATCAGGTAATCGAATCACAAAACTATGTTGTCGATGTTGGGCTGGATGAGGCCACCATCCTGAGTTATCCAAAGCTGCTCTACTCCGAGGCTAAGATCAAGAAGAAAGATTCCACAGCAACATGCTGCTCCATATGTTTAGCAGATTACAAGAGTAGCGATATGCTCCGGCTGCTGCCTGATTGTGGGCATCTCTTCCACCTCAAGTGTGTTGACCCGTGGCTGCGTCTGCACCCCACCTGTCCGGTTTGTAGAACATCTCCAATGCCAACACCCCTCTCAACACCTCTGGCCGAGGTGGTTCCACTGGCAAGCAGGAGGGATTGA